One region of Syntrophorhabdus sp. genomic DNA includes:
- a CDS encoding acyl carrier protein, which translates to MTETEVISRINTSLVDEFELEPAQMIPQAHLHDDLGLDSLDRVDMVIVLEKSFNFKIREEEAIREIITLGQIHDYVLGKLHSMQ; encoded by the coding sequence ATGACTGAAACAGAGGTGATTTCCCGGATCAATACGTCCCTGGTAGACGAGTTTGAGTTAGAGCCGGCGCAGATGATTCCCCAGGCCCACCTGCACGATGATCTCGGCCTCGACAGCCTGGATCGCGTCGACATGGTGATCGTCCTCGAAAAGTCGTTCAATTTCAAGATACGGGAAGAAGAGGCGATCAGGGAAATAATCACCCTTGGCCAGATCCATGACTACGTGCTCGGCAAACTCCACTCGATGCAATAG